In a genomic window of Methanoregula sp. UBA64:
- a CDS encoding helix-turn-helix domain-containing protein: MFSKRIFETDFTVALNEELERRNMSVKDLADQTGIPASTLYKVTLGERDPRLSTVKKIVAVLEPERHRFIAVIAAKFLLDSFATREVEFSGQKFAIKGYSAHSLDECIVAAARAEKDGASGIICAPILASIVEKIVDVPVGMLRPELSCVDEAIGAVLKKIG, encoded by the coding sequence ATGTTCTCAAAACGGATATTCGAGACGGATTTTACCGTGGCGCTCAACGAGGAGCTGGAGCGCAGGAACATGTCGGTAAAAGACCTCGCCGACCAGACGGGAATTCCGGCATCCACGCTTTATAAGGTGACGCTCGGGGAGCGGGACCCCCGGCTCTCGACCGTAAAAAAGATCGTCGCGGTTCTCGAACCGGAGCGCCACCGGTTCATCGCGGTGATCGCTGCAAAGTTCCTGCTCGATTCCTTTGCAACCCGGGAGGTCGAATTTTCAGGACAGAAATTTGCCATTAAAGGATACTCCGCCCATTCCCTCGACGAATGCATTGTCGCAGCTGCCCGGGCGGAAAAAGACGGGGCCTCGGGGATCATCTGCGCGCCGATCCTCGCCTCGATCGTGGAGAAGATCGTGGACGTGCCGGTCGGGATGCTCCGGCCCGAACTCTCCTGCGTGGACGAGGCGATCGGCGCGGTGCTCAAGAAGATCGGGTGA
- a CDS encoding ABC transporter substrate-binding protein, with protein MEGDTIRIGHLSTMYHTAFLLRGSDLLADQGIAATWTLFPSGPDIISAMQAGTLDLGYIGLPPVIIGIDRGLELACIAGGHVEGTVIVAGRSTPALAECGSMQEFLAQFAKKTIGTPPKGSIHDVIVRELLRDYGRTDVAVKNYPWADFLSDALGTGEIAAAAGTPALAATAHRYGNARLAVPPDRLWPFNPSYGIVVMREMLKKADLLTRFLTAHETACEWIRHDPAACADVVARTTGMVDPAFVLETYRISPKYCAALPPEYIASAMKFVQTLHTLGYISRPVGEGEIFERSLIEEVHKDPHHYSAGIADTR; from the coding sequence ATGGAGGGCGACACGATCCGGATCGGCCACCTCTCGACCATGTACCATACCGCGTTCCTGCTCCGGGGCTCGGACCTGCTCGCGGACCAGGGCATTGCTGCAACGTGGACACTCTTTCCCTCGGGGCCGGACATCATCAGCGCAATGCAGGCAGGTACGCTCGACCTCGGGTACATCGGCCTTCCCCCGGTCATCATCGGAATCGACCGGGGCCTGGAACTCGCCTGCATTGCCGGGGGCCACGTGGAAGGGACCGTGATAGTTGCCGGGCGCAGTACGCCCGCCCTCGCCGAATGTGGCAGCATGCAGGAGTTCCTCGCACAGTTTGCAAAAAAAACCATCGGCACGCCCCCGAAAGGATCGATCCACGACGTGATCGTCCGCGAACTGCTCCGGGACTACGGGAGAACGGATGTTGCGGTAAAGAACTACCCGTGGGCGGACTTCCTTTCGGATGCTCTCGGGACCGGCGAGATCGCGGCTGCGGCCGGGACGCCGGCGCTCGCGGCCACCGCACACCGGTACGGGAATGCCCGGCTCGCGGTGCCTCCCGACCGGCTCTGGCCGTTTAACCCGAGCTACGGGATCGTTGTCATGCGGGAGATGCTCAAGAAAGCAGACCTGCTCACCCGGTTTTTAACCGCCCACGAGACAGCCTGCGAATGGATCCGGCACGACCCGGCTGCCTGCGCGGATGTCGTTGCCCGGACAACGGGAATGGTCGATCCGGCGTTTGTCCTTGAAACCTACCGGATCTCGCCGAAGTACTGCGCGGCACTGCCCCCGGAGTACATCGCGTCCGCCATGAAATTTGTACAGACGCTCCACACCCTCGGCTACATCTCGCGGCCGGTCGGCGAGGGCGAAATATTCGAGCGGTCGCTGATAGAAGAGGTCCATAAAGATCCGCACCATTACTCCGCCGGGATCGCGGATACCCGGTAG
- a CDS encoding PAS domain S-box protein encodes MIRVLYVDDEPALLEITRLYLEQTGDFSVEPVGSAREALERLKNGRYDVVLSDYQMPEMDGIKLLKEIRASGNTIPFIVFTGRGREEVVVEAINSGADSYIQKGGNPQAQFAELGHKIAQIVRRNHAEQKARVSEIRLRSLFENISDAIQIFDKKGRAVYNSPSVYRALGFPKGEPVYRHATDSLTYIHPNDRERVVSCYQKVSEVPDSSIFAEYRMRNVNGEYLWVESVFTNKYGVEGIGGLIVTTRTITERKRAEEELKKKHEEIHAAFEQLTATEEELRQNYNELAMGERRLAESERQIRASEAYLRCVISDVREGITAYDTDLRFTLWNLYMEELTGIPGADVVGKRLEERFPEFKDTRFPGDLKRVLAGETFDSGDILIELSAKKKNIWIRCIASPLFDHEGHITGVIGIVQDTTRRKEAELALEATAEALKESEEKYRGIFEAKNNPLVLIDTRTRQIVDSNEAARELYGYTCEQMNNMDCIHLSAEPEKTRETLARQVPRIPLRYHRRRDGTIFPADLTIAYCTLGGRQVMIVSVRDLTGVRRVDDALRIANLKLNLIIGVTRHDVLNSLTALLGYNAILRDRHSDPAAEELIDKQEKLLLAVKSHIEFTRGYDDLGVKAPVWQNVKTTAAQAYAQFINTIEFSCETEDLEIYADPMLEKVFYNLFDNAFRYGENVTKIRLYGEMDGPDLVLSFEDNGIGVPEEEKAKIFSRGIGKNTGLGLFLTREILAITRITIAETGEYRSGARFSIRVPRGAYRVLN; translated from the coding sequence GTGATCCGTGTCCTCTATGTTGACGATGAACCAGCTTTACTTGAAATTACCCGGCTGTACCTGGAACAGACGGGAGATTTTTCTGTAGAGCCCGTCGGATCCGCCCGCGAAGCACTCGAGCGGCTGAAAAACGGCCGGTACGATGTCGTCCTCTCCGATTACCAGATGCCGGAGATGGATGGGATAAAGCTCCTCAAAGAGATCCGGGCGTCCGGCAACACGATCCCGTTTATTGTTTTTACCGGACGGGGCCGAGAAGAAGTAGTAGTCGAGGCGATCAACAGCGGCGCCGACTCCTACATCCAGAAAGGCGGCAATCCCCAGGCGCAGTTTGCCGAGCTCGGGCACAAGATCGCCCAGATTGTCCGGAGAAACCATGCCGAGCAGAAAGCCCGGGTGAGCGAGATCCGGTTACGGTCCCTCTTTGAGAACATCTCGGATGCCATCCAGATCTTTGATAAAAAGGGCAGGGCAGTCTATAATTCGCCATCGGTATACCGGGCCCTGGGTTTTCCAAAAGGTGAGCCGGTGTACCGGCATGCAACCGATTCCCTGACGTACATTCATCCCAACGATCGGGAACGCGTTGTGTCCTGTTACCAAAAAGTGAGTGAAGTCCCGGATTCCTCCATTTTCGCAGAGTACCGGATGAGAAATGTTAACGGGGAGTATCTCTGGGTTGAATCCGTCTTTACCAACAAGTACGGCGTCGAGGGTATCGGCGGCCTTATCGTCACCACCCGCACGATCACCGAGCGCAAGCGTGCCGAAGAGGAGCTCAAAAAGAAGCACGAGGAGATCCACGCAGCCTTCGAGCAGCTGACTGCTACCGAGGAGGAACTGCGCCAGAACTATAACGAGCTCGCCATGGGCGAACGGCGCCTCGCGGAGTCGGAACGGCAGATCCGGGCCTCGGAGGCCTACCTGCGGTGCGTGATCAGCGATGTCCGGGAAGGGATCACCGCGTACGATACCGACCTCCGGTTCACGCTCTGGAACCTGTATATGGAAGAGCTGACCGGGATCCCCGGGGCAGATGTCGTGGGAAAACGTCTCGAAGAACGGTTCCCCGAATTTAAGGATACCCGGTTTCCCGGCGATCTCAAGCGTGTGCTTGCCGGGGAGACGTTCGATTCGGGTGATATTCTCATCGAGCTCTCCGCAAAAAAGAAGAATATCTGGATCCGGTGCATTGCATCCCCCCTGTTCGATCACGAAGGTCATATCACCGGGGTCATCGGGATCGTCCAGGATACCACCCGGAGAAAGGAGGCCGAGCTTGCCCTTGAGGCAACCGCGGAGGCGTTAAAGGAGAGCGAAGAGAAGTACCGCGGCATCTTCGAAGCCAAGAACAATCCCCTTGTCCTGATCGATACCCGGACCCGGCAGATCGTCGATTCGAACGAGGCGGCCCGGGAGCTGTACGGGTACACCTGCGAGCAGATGAACAACATGGACTGCATCCACCTGTCCGCCGAGCCCGAGAAGACCCGCGAGACCCTTGCCCGGCAGGTTCCCCGCATCCCGCTGCGCTACCACCGGCGCAGGGACGGCACGATCTTTCCGGCCGATCTCACGATTGCGTATTGTACCCTTGGCGGCCGCCAGGTCATGATCGTCTCGGTACGGGACCTGACCGGGGTCCGGCGGGTCGACGATGCCCTCAGGATCGCAAACCTCAAGCTCAATCTCATCATCGGGGTGACGCGTCACGATGTCCTCAATTCGCTGACCGCGCTTTTAGGGTATAATGCGATCTTACGGGACCGGCATTCCGACCCGGCGGCAGAGGAACTCATCGACAAACAGGAAAAGCTGCTGCTTGCGGTAAAAAGCCATATCGAGTTTACCCGGGGGTACGACGATCTCGGGGTCAAGGCGCCGGTCTGGCAGAACGTGAAAACCACTGCCGCACAGGCATATGCCCAGTTTATCAATACGATCGAGTTTTCCTGCGAGACCGAAGACCTCGAGATCTATGCGGACCCGATGCTCGAAAAGGTCTTTTACAACCTCTTCGACAATGCGTTCCGGTACGGCGAGAACGTTACGAAAATACGATTGTACGGGGAGATGGACGGCCCCGATCTCGTCCTCTCGTTCGAGGACAACGGTATCGGGGTTCCCGAAGAAGAGAAGGCGAAGATATTTTCCCGGGGTATCGGGAAGAACACCGGCCTTGGCCTGTTTTTGACCCGGGAGATCCTTGCCATCACCCGGATCACGATCGCAGAGACCGGGGAGTACCGTTCCGGTGCCCGGTTCTCGATACGGGTCCCCCGCGGGGCATACCGGGTCCTGAACTAA
- a CDS encoding protease inhibitor I42 family protein, whose product MRKPLLILMCTCCMLFAAGLAAGCVGSAPTGHESPAATAVPSVPVTPNTTVMTPVLATPTASAATTSAGTATVFVNSSADDSILVLPATNHVLVRLSENPTTGYVWNATASRKLSVIQDTYTAPTGDLMGASGTHEWILAPQGVDTYTFTAVQLRPWEGATATDKTFTLVIVATPE is encoded by the coding sequence ATGAGAAAACCCCTTTTGATCCTGATGTGTACATGCTGTATGCTCTTTGCCGCAGGCCTTGCCGCCGGCTGTGTGGGATCGGCCCCGACGGGTCATGAATCCCCGGCAGCGACAGCCGTTCCCTCCGTCCCCGTGACTCCTAATACCACGGTTATGACGCCGGTTCTGGCAACCCCGACAGCTTCTGCCGCCACAACTTCAGCAGGTACCGCCACGGTCTTTGTCAACAGCTCCGCTGACGACAGTATCCTGGTGCTCCCCGCCACAAACCATGTCCTGGTCCGGCTCTCCGAGAACCCGACCACCGGGTATGTATGGAATGCAACGGCATCGAGAAAACTCTCCGTTATCCAGGATACCTACACTGCACCGACAGGAGATCTCATGGGTGCGAGCGGCACCCACGAGTGGATCCTGGCCCCGCAGGGCGTGGATACCTATACCTTCACGGCAGTCCAGCTGCGCCCCTGGGAAGGGGCCACGGCAACCGACAAGACCTTTACGCTGGTGATTGTGGCAACACCCGAATAA
- a CDS encoding PEGA domain-containing protein has product MVKFNEKNPSLLLVGMIAILLCLVVTPVSAGWAWFTVSSDPSGAWACLDGSSCDDTPITFAVEDSTYHTISVYKDGYRMWRDTVGAGSSGTTTYVSASLDPEPSAVGYLDITPFDADIYIDGMYYGNGRQTIALAPGTYTLVLKKAGYYDATQQFTISPGATTTLAPGMTPYPSTVTYGDIQVQSTPSGAAVFLNGNYQGTTYAGAPLSITQLTPGTYTVQLTMPDYQSYTQTAVVQAGVVTTVAAAMVPTVVTTPDTTGQISVTSSPAGAAIYLDNTYMGITPAVLANIAAGGHTLMLRESGYQDWISTVNVVGGSYTPVAGTLTPVSGNTTVTTRAGIPAVLALAGICGALVLMARKNH; this is encoded by the coding sequence ATGGTTAAATTTAACGAAAAAAATCCCTCCCTGCTGCTCGTGGGGATGATCGCGATCCTCCTGTGCCTGGTTGTCACCCCGGTTTCTGCCGGCTGGGCATGGTTCACGGTCAGTTCCGATCCCTCGGGTGCATGGGCGTGTCTCGACGGGTCCAGCTGTGACGACACCCCCATAACGTTTGCCGTCGAGGACTCTACCTACCACACCATTTCCGTCTATAAAGACGGGTACCGGATGTGGAGAGATACTGTCGGTGCCGGCAGCAGCGGTACCACAACGTATGTCTCGGCGAGCCTCGACCCGGAACCCTCGGCGGTCGGATACCTCGATATCACCCCCTTCGATGCCGATATCTACATTGACGGCATGTATTACGGGAACGGCCGGCAGACCATCGCGCTTGCGCCCGGCACCTACACACTCGTCCTCAAAAAGGCCGGGTATTACGATGCCACGCAGCAGTTCACCATCAGTCCGGGGGCAACCACCACGCTTGCACCGGGGATGACCCCCTACCCGTCCACGGTTACCTACGGCGATATCCAGGTACAGTCGACACCCTCGGGAGCAGCGGTCTTTTTAAATGGCAACTACCAGGGAACCACCTATGCGGGTGCGCCCCTCAGTATCACCCAGCTCACCCCGGGGACATATACGGTCCAGCTCACGATGCCGGATTACCAGTCCTATACTCAGACCGCAGTCGTCCAGGCAGGGGTAGTGACCACGGTTGCCGCAGCCATGGTGCCCACTGTCGTTACAACACCGGACACCACCGGCCAGATCAGCGTGACCTCTTCCCCCGCCGGTGCGGCCATCTACCTGGACAATACCTACATGGGGATAACCCCGGCAGTCCTTGCAAACATTGCCGCGGGGGGACACACCCTGATGCTGCGCGAGAGCGGGTACCAGGACTGGATCTCAACCGTGAATGTCGTGGGCGGGAGTTATACCCCGGTAGCCGGGACACTGACCCCCGTATCGGGAAACACTACGGTCACAACCCGGGCAGGCATCCCGGCAGTCCTGGCCCTTGCCGGGATCTGCGGGGCGCTCGTCCTTATGGCAAGGAAGAACCACTAA
- a CDS encoding SET domain-containing protein: MDPRLEKRSSETEGSGIFATGDIRKDERVAIFGGKVMLIDEMYQIPPGLMRYTMQIEERFILGPACDHAEDTDFFNHSCEPNCGFSGQVFLVAMRDIVAGEEITFDYAMTVSESVGSDMVFSMDCACGSPRCRGTITEQDWMLPELQERYRGYFSPYIQKKIGELDGKRARAGGDTVVPCDKKAGVLLR; the protein is encoded by the coding sequence ATGGATCCGCGCCTTGAGAAACGGAGCTCGGAGACCGAAGGATCCGGGATCTTTGCCACGGGGGATATCAGAAAAGACGAGCGCGTGGCGATATTCGGGGGAAAGGTCATGCTGATCGACGAGATGTACCAGATCCCCCCCGGGCTTATGCGATATACCATGCAGATCGAGGAGCGTTTTATCCTCGGTCCTGCCTGCGATCATGCCGAGGACACGGATTTCTTCAACCACAGCTGCGAGCCCAACTGCGGTTTTTCGGGCCAGGTCTTTTTAGTGGCCATGCGGGATATCGTGGCCGGGGAAGAGATCACCTTCGATTATGCCATGACCGTGTCGGAATCGGTGGGGAGCGACATGGTCTTTTCCATGGACTGTGCCTGCGGGTCTCCCCGGTGCAGGGGAACGATTACGGAACAGGACTGGATGCTGCCCGAACTCCAGGAACGGTACCGGGGCTATTTTTCCCCGTATATCCAGAAGAAGATCGGGGAGCTTGACGGGAAGAGGGCCCGGGCTGGCGGGGATACCGTTGTGCCCTGCGATAAGAAAGCCGGGGTCCTGCTCCGGTGA
- a CDS encoding FUSC family protein, producing the protein MTESTIPGTPGGAGGFLHRMAGPVSSAILFALVSAVSFTIAFFITGYVPEDTDTRMIGAMWAMISAIVVMQDTRSATISTAWLRILGSLIGAVFSAFYLLVFPFSIVGMGILIGVVVLVCELLHLPGHLRLAGLTAGIVMVISVVNPDIPPFVNAATRFFEVIIGSSVAIAAAWVWQYVLGKD; encoded by the coding sequence ATGACGGAGAGTACCATACCGGGAACGCCCGGCGGGGCAGGGGGATTCCTGCACCGGATGGCAGGCCCGGTCTCCTCTGCCATTCTCTTTGCCCTTGTTTCAGCGGTCTCCTTCACGATTGCCTTTTTTATCACAGGCTATGTGCCCGAGGATACCGATACGCGGATGATCGGCGCGATGTGGGCGATGATCTCTGCGATTGTCGTGATGCAGGACACCCGGTCCGCAACGATCAGCACCGCATGGCTGCGGATCCTGGGCTCGCTTATCGGGGCCGTATTCTCGGCGTTCTATCTTCTCGTCTTCCCGTTCTCCATTGTCGGCATGGGCATCCTGATCGGTGTCGTTGTCCTTGTCTGCGAGCTCCTCCACCTGCCCGGCCATCTCCGGCTTGCCGGCCTTACCGCAGGTATCGTGATGGTGATCTCGGTGGTAAACCCCGACATTCCCCCGTTTGTGAACGCAGCCACCCGGTTTTTTGAGGTGATCATCGGGAGTTCGGTGGCAATTGCAGCGGCATGGGTCTGGCAGTACGTTCTGGGGAAAGACTGA